The Halichoerus grypus chromosome 3, mHalGry1.hap1.1, whole genome shotgun sequence genome segment ggaTGGTATTGCAGATGAAAGTGACCCCCATTACTTTTGAAATTGCACTTTgcgaataaaaatataaacatttctgaAAGTTTCAGAACACTCTAAACCCCCAGGAATGTTGATATTGATAGAAACCCGCGGAGATTAAGCAATTTAGAGATCTGGAATAAATAGGCACCACTTGGCAGTGGGTTTGGTAAAGAGAAAGCATTTCAGCACATGTTCTGCCACAAAGTATTTGGGAGTCTTAAGTCAGAGCTGCAGAATTCCTTCTGAAGAGGACAAAAGAGAGACTTCCTGTCATTTCGATTGGTTTCTGCATGTGGGACCAATATGGGCAATGCAAAGTTTAAACAGATGCAAatggtgaggggagggggccgaGCCCTGCCTTGTTTTACATATTTCTCCACCTCCAGATTGAATTTAAGTCAGTCTCTCCTAGGCGCTTCCCCAGTAGACTGCCACCAGGTTACCGCACGCTTGAATGGTTTATTTCACCAATATTTGCTTATGGAAATAAAGGGGagtgccgggggtgggggagggggaggaggggaggaggggtttGCGACCGAGGGAGCCTCGACCACAGCACCAGTAACCTTGTCTGATGTGATCATTAACCTTTCTGGCAGTTGTCTGAGGTTCGTCAGTAGAATGTGAGGGGAGCCACACAGACACCGCACAGACTATTCCAAGACTGCTTTACGTTGAGATCTGTTGCTCTGCTTTAGTGCGGCAGAAAAATGAGGTTGCAACAATTTCTTTTTGCGTTTCTGCTTTTCGCGATGAGTCTTCTTCTTATCAACGGACAGAGACCAGGTAGGACTTTGATACACGTGTACCGAGTAACTTGGTTCTGCCTGTTTGGGCCCGTGGGTGGGGAGCATGACCATGTTCCTGCTCAAAATCGCTTAGGTGTGTTCAGAGGTATTGGTAAGCGTGTAGGATTTCGGGAGTATGTTATCTCTCCTGTTAGGTctatttgaatgttttaaaaagtaggtgggttttaaaatgatgataaatattttgccactgtttttctaaattcaaagaaaattgaTTCCTTAGCTATTTTAGATACGTTGCCCttataagtaaaaaaagaaatagaactgtTTGGTCTTTTCATTACAGAGGTCAACAAACTTTTACGGATTTTTTAGGTAAAATACAAAATCCAAAGCGGTTGATTAGAAGAACATGTTGCTGGCTGGAGTGGGGCAATGTTAACAATTTGaattaacaacagaaaaatcaTGTGACAAAATGCAGATGAAATCTTAAAACAGTTGTGATAGCTGTTATTTCTAGTTATATAATTACATGTCTTGCTTTAAAAAGTGCAATTTTTAGTATTATTGTGCTAATAGAGCCAAAAATGTCAAAAGTATTTATGGTCAAGATAATATTAATTGGTTTGACACATTTTTCAAAGATGATCTGTGTTGTGTTGTTCTTAACCAACAAGAATTAGTAAGCAGTCATTCTAATGTGCTTTTACTTCAAAACCAGATATCTAAGATTTCAAAGCACTGGcaagtaaaaaaaattagattttctgACTCAGGAAAAGGCAAACCCACATTTAAATAGAAAGGTGGTAATATTTATTCCAAATACATTATATTATTCAGTTGGTGATATACTTCTCCATTTGGAGCAGAAAAGGGTGCATAACTGGTTAAAAATTCAGTCTCTCCCTTTTAGTTAATCAGAAGTTTGATCACTGAGGTTATTTCAAATGACGTCCCCCAGTTTGTCCTTTtacataaataagagaaaatgtgcAAATCAGCAATTCAGAAAGCAGCTGACCCCTTCTTACAGTTTATAGCAATTGCTAATCAAACTTTTCTGAACTACAGAACACCTTGGACAATGTTCTTATAAAATATCTGTGATTGATTCATTACGTAAGATGAAAGGTCCAAGAGCATTTAGGAAGAAGTCATGTGGAAGGAGGAGGTTACTACTAATAGATCCTGCTATAAACATGAGCTGTTAGGAATATATTTCGTGTTTTTGCatcacattaatttttatgtcaCAATCACATCTGAACAGGTAGCAAATAATCACAACATAGTTTGGATGCAAAATGTCCCTTCACGTTCTCCCGATTAAACAACAGTTCATTTTCTGAAAAATGCTCctcatatttcccttttttttttttctcagctaaTTTGGCAATGAGAAGAAAATTGCACAGACACAACTGCCTTCAGAGAAGATGTGTGCCTCTCCATTCACGGGTGCCTTTCCCCTGAGGTATTTCTGATAGAAAATTGTTTTACTACATCTAGGCAATGTTCCAGATGAGATATATCAAAGAAGGtccatttatattttgtaatatgaTAATACCTTTAAGGTGATACCAGTTCAAGGGGTGCATACTGACAAACAAAACAGTGAATGGCATGATAATTTGAGAATTGCTTTAATTGTTATATGGGACACATAAAGTAAATGTAGGAAAATCttgataattgtcattctgagTGATAGTATGGGGATTACTACTATTGTTCCTATTTAGCAATTTCATAATTGAAAAATCAGGTATCAAGAGAATATAATTATGAGAGTATCTTTAAACATGTGTTTTGAAAAACACTGGATAGCTCTGTATGCTATCCAGAACAAGCAGATTTCCCACTAAGACCACTGTGTCCTTGAAAGCATTTGGACATATTTGCTCAATGACACCATATAAATGATGTACCATCCtctgtatttaaataatttattaaaatagtttttcttgacaatatttcttttaatgtataaaaCCAATTTAATATTAATACCATGGCAGTTTTCCAGCCTTACTCATAGAATTGGTCTTGATGGTTGTTGCATCTTTAAGGATAAATTCTGAATAGAATtttgctccttccctctctctctctctctcttttttttatttacatttattgaaaggCCAATGATTTTATCCACCACCACTACCAGTAATACTGCTTGAACCAATTAACTTCAAACGCTGCCCAAGTGTGTATTTCTTCATACTAAAAAATAAGTGACTTGGCATtccattgtaattattttaagctctttaattcttataaaatatatcatcctttaaaaaaatgccattgaaatatCCCTCAGCTGGTTAGCATACACAGGCAATTGCTAAATTAGCTTATTCAGTTGGTCTGTAGACTGTTGTGTTTATGGCACCGTTCATTCAAGGAGAATGGTTGCCACGCCTCTTGTTTAATACTTGCTTTTCAAACCTGGTGAAAGTGCCATAGTGGGACATTAAATGAAGGAGCAATTCAGTAATCATTTATCAAGAGGGCTAAGACAAAAAGCCAAGTTCTCTACACCTGTATCTGTAACAAATCACCCTTTgctatcaaaataagaaaaatgggtttggtggaaaaatccagaaaaatacagtaagaaaTTCCTGAGAAGCCAATTAATAGGGGCTGAAACGTTTTCGATGCTAAAAAATCCTTTGGCATATGTCAATAATGCATTTCAGTCCCACATATAAATAGCGGTAAAATCTGTGCTTCGGAGGAGTGGAGAAGTTCAAGACTTTCCCAGCACTCCTCCACAAATAACAAAGAGGAGAGGGGGCAGTTGGCAGTAGCAAGGGAATTCCTGCATATACTGAGAAAGATACCTTACATAAAGCAGAGCAAAGCCCTCAGCCGCAGGTGCTATCAGCTCTCTCCGCAAACCACCTGCCCTAAAAACTAGGGTCGCAAGTAAACAAGATAGAGTAGTGAAATCTGAATTGGCAAAGTTAAGGAAAACTTTGATCTGTAAACCAAATTTGTAAACCAAAGGGAAATCTAAATAAAAGCCTCGTAAACCATTTAATAAAAGCAATCCTTTACAAAATTTGGCTGATTGCTGTAAAGGCCTGCTCAGCTTACAGCATCGATTTGCTCATTTCTGTTTAGCCTAGTCCTGCATTCCAGTTAATAGGTTCTTCAGAGAATATATAAAACTCCCATTTTGAAACCCAATGATAGCATAAGAACTGTGTGGaataaatattaagataatttTCCAAGATCTTGCTCAACGAGTGCTCTAATAACAAGTGCTACCTTCAGATGTGAAAGCATAATCCTCATTGTCCTAAATACTTGCACACTTTTTTGTGTGTCCTGCAACACAACTTGGCGACTGGCTAAATCACTATAGACCTAGGTAGTGAAACTCTAAGGCAGAATCCCCCTTTCATTTATCCGCCTCTGTATTCTgcatgttttatgtttgtttgttttttattaagtgttttttATGTAAGGTttatgcccagcgtggggcttgaactcacgaccccaagatcaagagtcacatgctctactgactgagccagccaggtgcccctgttttctgCATGTTTTAGATAAAAATCACACATGGTTATTTGATTCAGCTAGGGTCATGTAAAACTGGAAAAGGATAGGTAAGGTAAACAGTTGACTTTGGAAGTTGTCCAGATTAACCTTCGAAGTAGCTTAGACTTTTAGCTCCCTTAATAAGAATGCCCTGTTATCATTACTATGTAACTTTTACCAGCTCCTAGAGTCCTCCTCCGTGATCCTCAGTGACATTTCCCAACCTGTACAACTGAGTTAGAGAAATCTATGCTGTGtgaaattcattctctctcttttttttttaaagattttatttatttatttgacagagagagagagcacaagtaggcagagtggcaggcagagggagagggagaagcaggctccctgctgagcgtggagcccgatgtgggctcgatcccaggaccctgggatcaggactggagccaaaggcagacgtttaaccgactgagccacccaggcgcccctaaaattcattCTCTTGATAACTGTTTTTTCTTGCTGAAATATGTTGGCATCACGTTGAGCCCTAAGTGAATTAGAGTGgaggaaaacaagagaaagggTGTCAGGAAGTCCAAGTTTACAGGCTAATGTGAGAGTTTTAGAGTGGAAAATGAGGTAGGATCCTTAGATTCTAATTTTCCTCTTTCAGCCATAAAATCTCACTGTATCAatgcttttctttataaatatgtactctaggggcacctgggcagctcattcggttaagcatctacctacagctcaggtcatgatcccagggtcttgggatctgctcctccctttccctctgctcttaaccccagctcgtgttctctctctctctgtctcaaataaataaataaaatctttaaaataaatacatacatacatatatacatacatactctAGATAACTACATAACCTGTTAAAAcatactctcatttttttttttaaagtaatctctacacccaacatggggcttgaactcacaaccctgagatcaagagtcatgtgctccaccaactgagccagccaggcacccctctctagCTTTTTAATGATTGTGACATATGTTCATGGTGTAAAATCTTTTCCTAACAGTATGAAAAAATGTAAAGTCAAAAGTAAAAAGTCTCCCAGTCTAACCTTTGGCCCCTTTTCATTTCCCAGAGGCAATGGCTATTAAAAGGTTTCTGGTAaagtagatttaatttttttttaatttttaaaaaagattttgtttattttagcaaaaGAGCTCATGAacggggtgggagggtggggaaggaggtctgaggaggaaggagggggaaagaatctcaagcgactccacactgagcaccaaggcagggcaggtgaggggtttgatctcatgaccctgagatcctgacctgagccgaaaccaagagtcggatgcttaactgactgagccacccaggcaccctggtaaaGGTACATTTTAATACATTAGTTCAAATTGAGACCAGCTAATATTCTCATCACTCTTGATTACCATTCAGAATGTTAAGTACTTATATGTTCTCTATTTTCTGCCTTATTCTTACCCCCTCAAAGTTGTGGGCTTCTGACTCTTTTGACCAGTCCTCTAGCCTTGCCTGCCAATTCTTTCTGTAATTGTCCTTTATTGTCTCGGCCCTTCTCATTCCATGCTGCCTCTTTGGCTGAACTGTGAAAGCCAACTCTCTAAAGCACAGAATCTCTACTTTTGTGGAGCATTTTATCTTCAACATTAGCAGGACTTTCTGAGAAAAACTctcaagtttttttatttatttttttttagtaacctctacactcggtgtggggcttgaactcacgacctcaagatcaagagtcccatgctcttccgactgagccagccaggtgcccctgggaaaaACTCTTCTACTTACTTTTAGGCACCTCTGATCCCCATTCACCTACATTTAAACCTCTAATGACCTCCAGTTTCCTCGAACTTCTTAACCTTTTCCAACTCACGACAAGAGATAATTTCTCTTCCCAGAGAAAATGGAGATCATCAAGCTTTAAAATCAGACTCACTCAAACTACATTTACATATGCTACActtatattttccctttgtaGTCTTTTAAGAGATTCCTCTCCTGGGCGTGGTTAATCTCTCTACACCTCAAGAACCTTGATCTAACAATCACTCCCTTTCTTCCTCAGATTGTTCAATATGTCACAACTGATctgtttcatcttttaaaaagaggaaaacacaTGCACCACTGACCCCGTAGTGCTCTCTAGGGACTAGCCCATGTTCTTCTCTGCATAGTCAAATTTCTTGAAAAGGtgcctgtttcctttcttacCGTCTGCTCCCCACTGCGTTCTGGGAAAGATCTCCAGT includes the following:
- the APELA gene encoding apelin receptor early endogenous ligand translates to MRLQQFLFAFLLFAMSLLLINGQRPANLAMRRKLHRHNCLQRRCVPLHSRVPFP